Genomic segment of Schistocerca piceifrons isolate TAMUIC-IGC-003096 chromosome 1, iqSchPice1.1, whole genome shotgun sequence:
actGTCAGTTGTTCCTGTATGCAGTTGCAGAAATTCAGGCAGTTGTGAAAATTGTCaccatgcagttcttgatgcagCGATAAATGAAATTGGTGTCATTTGTATGCATGCAGTATGCGTAGCACATTTCTTTGTGGAATTCCTGAACCTCGCACAATTTTCTGAGAACTAACGTGAAGATTTGCagcaaccacagctaaaacatTCACTATGTTATTTTCGTCATGGGCCACGGTCGGACTCTTTCTCTAGGTTTAACACTTCTCATTTCAATAAACAGGTGGACAGTACTGTGAAACTTCTTTGCAGATGGAACATTCATATCGGGGAACAGAGTAGCATTCCTTTGACAAGCTTCTTCAACATTTCTATGGGCCTCAAAATACGCAGCAATGATATGGACTCTCTCTGCAGTCGTTAACATCATGGAACAATTGCGATGAGATGTCTACAGTCCAAATCATTGAAGTAATGTGCACAGGCTGAGCATGTGGTCAGAGTCTGTGCTTCGTTTGATTGTGGGAGGTGTCACATCATAGCATTACTAAAAATATCAAAAAGGACTTCAATTGTCATAATATGATGTGTATTTGTTTGAGATAGTACCATTCTGCAACAGTTGTTACCTCATTCTCATGTTTGCTGATTTCAGTACCATCTCTCAtgcaatgaaagaaatatttcattcaaaaggtacatattttttcatggggaatccaaatatgcaataaaaaataggggctCTTATTTAAGATTTCCAAGTAACCCCTCCTGCCCCTGGGGGTGATGCATGGGGGGTTGAGCGTCATGTTAATGGATGCCACTCTTCAATTTAAACAACatttattaccactttttttttatccGATGTGTATTATGCCAAATATTctgacaaacagttttaaatgcctcaCTCACTCTGTATGTTCAGTTAGTGTACTGTGTTCACATTTTTGTGCCTGATTATCAAAGGAACaataactttttaaaattattgatCACGTGATTCTTAGAACAACATCGGTTTGATGCTGAGTGCATTAGTTCAATTTTCTGTTTGGCCACTATAATCTGAATTTTAAGGTAACTTTACTCATCTTTGCAAAAACTATGTTAGTGCACCATCTGTTAACACTCTCGATGTTAGTGAGCATGTTGTATCTAAGTCCCGTTGGGATAGAGTTTAATAACAATCTTATAACAAGGCATTCAGTGCACCCTAAGAGGTCTACACTAAAAAAATAAGTGGTGAATAGAATAAACATTTGTTTAGTCAGATTTCATTAATGTTACATTTCATTGTGCATATGgaaatgttttttaatttatttacgtaACAGCTCTTAAGGTTTATTATATGAATTAACCACTGTTAgtttgtgtgtttttgtatttcatgACTTACGCAAAGGGCTTGAATCAAACTCTGTGGAATTAAATTATGTtcaggaaagaaattaaaaaatagtcTTATGTCCTTTCTTTGACTAAATGTGAACCTTTATAGTTCTTATATACTTTTCAGtctaattatgtgaatgaatttttGAATCAGTGAATATTTTCAGGATCCGTTGCTCTTGCTGGGGCTGGTGCTGGTTTGTTCGCAGTTGAAGGTGGGAACTTCAAGTTGCCGGTTAAAATGTTAGATGCTTCCGGTGCTACTTTAAAGAAAGTACATGTGTCATCCATTGAGCTGCTCAATACAGGAAAATATTTAATACATAGCACAGGAAATCATTCCATAAAATATGATGCTGTTATTATGGCCTTtccatatgctgaaaacattaattCCAATTTTACATTTAGAAATTTCCCGTCTACATTTATATATGAACCCTCTGGTAATTATCATCGTACAGTAAGTACAGTTGTAAAAGGAGAACTCAATCATACTTTCTTTGGTTTTGAAGATGCTGCAGATGTTGTTGATGAGATTTTGTGTGTGAGAACTGACTTAGCATTTAATTCAATTGGTAGGATCTATCCTGTAAGTGGTACGCCCAACAAAAAGTCTGATGTATGGAAAGTTTTTTCTCAAGTACCTTTGTCAAGAGAACAGATAGATAGTTTGTTTAAATCAGTAGATAAAATAGTTGTGAAAGATTGGCTGGCATACCCACACTATCGTGCTGATTGGAGGCATGATAAATTTCGAATACATGATAATCTCTATCATATCAATGCTATAGAATGGGCTGCAAGTGCAATGGAAATGAGCTTGGTTGGCGCCAAAAATGTAGCACTCTCATTTTATCATGATTGGGGAGAACCCATAGTGGAAGCCACTGTTGAAGAAACTGTTAAGCTGAACCTAAAAGTAGATCTGTAGTTCCAAAACAGAGTTTTTATACTCCATTTCATTGTCAGTTATCTACAAATGTCATGAAAAACAAGTTATAATTTGagtctctgtaagtccatctttatacaggaTGGTCGAGGGACTTTGGCTGTTCAGTATAAAAGTCAGATCAGAAATACCTTTAGCTGCCtatatttcaaatataattttacTTAGGTGACCAGTTGCATAATTGGTGTCCATAGATTACTTTTTTAACAATGTGACCCACTGCAGTTAATGAAGGAAGGGATcacattgttttaaaaaaaatggtctATAGGTACCAGTTACTAAATGCAATTCCCTATTTCAATTGTGGGCACGACTGGATTCTTCCTAAATGTAGGTCAAGGGGCTTGAAGATGATGTAGTGAAATGACGAAAGTGGTtgcataagtgaaataaaatttgaaCTGTAGACAGTTGAAGGTGATTCTGATTTAACGCTTTATAGTTGTAATTTGTGATCCACTTCTGTATTGGGATGGAATTCATTTACTCTTGATAGAGTGCAAATTTTGCGGATCATCTGTGACAAAAGTAAAACTGTGGATCATGCCAGGACTTGAACTGGACATTTGGCTATCACAGGTCCTTTTGTTTCAGTTGGGGTTTGAATAGCTCCCCACGAGTCAAATCAGAGCTTCAGTTTTGCCACTAGCTGCTCTCTGTTCCTTCCAAATTCAAAAGAGGCTCACATGTGAAGAAGTGGAGTTTGGAGAGGAGGCAGTGGCAAATTGTAGCCTTGTGGCAGTCTAGAAGTCCCTATGTGTGACAACTGGAACAGCCCAGTTCACAC
This window contains:
- the LOC124783015 gene encoding prenylcysteine oxidase-like, with the protein product MRGKQVFRIFLLSFCLQLGVNAAVPRIGVIGGGIGGTGAAYFLRKLFGPKGIKIDVYEQGAIGGRLATVNVDGFEYETGGSVIHPKNHYVVGIMKELGLGRRKTHESTFGLYDGNKFLFREANTWNFINTLKILWRYGINVITLQDYVSDMLGKFERIYGLQKSGFAFPSVNDLMAGTDLELAEALHVSLKEALLHEGFSKLLIDELVTAAIVVDYGQTTDVHQFVGSVALAGAGAGLFAVEGGNFKLPVKMLDASGATLKKVHVSSIELLNTGKYLIHSTGNHSIKYDAVIMAFPYAENINSNFTFRNFPSTFIYEPSGNYHRTVSTVVKGELNHTFFGFEDAADVVDEILCVRTDLAFNSIGRIYPVSGTPNKKSDVWKVFSQVPLSREQIDSLFKSVDKIVVKDWLAYPHYRADWRHDKFRIHDNLYHINAIEWAASAMEMSLVGAKNVALSFYHDWGEPIVEATVEETVKLNLKVDL